A window from Lytechinus pictus isolate F3 Inbred chromosome 9, Lp3.0, whole genome shotgun sequence encodes these proteins:
- the LOC135155518 gene encoding putative nuclease HARBI1 → MAYLHHVRRIRRLRENPEGRPQRGPRDLKDPFELYDEEAFRIRYRFSKESVIYIIDMLEADLTRNTERNNPLPVSLQVLTVLRFYAVGSFQRMHGDEATVSQSSVSRVIKDVSEAIARRKRQFMTFPATREEVETTQQQFYDYCRFPGVIGAIDGTHVYIQSPGGEQAMYFLNRKNRYSVNVQVVCDLAGKITSIVARWPGSTHDSRIFNESSLKEQLEARADGAEWLLGDSGYPCLPYLMTPLLNPQGRPQVRYNAAHKRGRCIIERTFGRLKRRFPCLNYLRVKVDTTFAIIVSCSVLWNISLDRREPDIPGPEPEEMPPLVHLPPGLHDVVVGRLRREQIIEDHFNR, encoded by the exons ATGGCCTATCTTCATCACGTTCGTCGTATCCGAAGATTGAGAGAG AATCCAGAAGGGAGGCCACAAAGAGGTCCCCGGGACCTGAAGGACCCTTTTGAATTGTACGATGAAGAAGCATTCCGGATACGATATCGTTTTTCCAAGGAGAGCGTCATCTACATCATCGACATGCTTGAAGCAGACTTGACGAGGAACACGGAGAGGAACAATCCTCTACCAGTCAGTCTACAGGTTTTGACAGTTCTACGATTTTATGCCGTTG GATCTTTCCAGAGGATGCATGGTGATGAGGCAACAGTATCACAGTCATCTGTCAGTAGAGTGATCAAAGATGTGTCTGAAGCTATTGCAAGGAGGAAGAGGCAATTCATGACCTTTCCTGCAACGAGAGAAGAAGTTGAAACGACCCAGCAGCAATTTTACGACTACTGCAGATTTCCAGGGGTCATTGGTGCAATTGATGGGACTCATGTCTACATCCAGAGTCCTGGTGGCGAACAAGCCATGTACTTCTTGAACAGGAAGAACAGATATTCGGTCAATGTTCAG GTAGTTTGTGATCTTGCTGGGAAAATAACAAGTATTGTGGCAAGGTGGCCTGGCAGCACCCATGATTCCCGGATTTTCAATGAGAGCTCACTGAAGGAACAGCTGGAGGCAAGGGCAGATGGTGCTGAGTGGCTTCTTGGAGATAGTGG GTACCCATGTCTTCCCTATCTCATGACCCCTCTCCTGAATCCTCAGGGACGGCCACAGGTACGCTATAATGCTGCCCACAAAAGAGGGCGTTGTATTATTGAGCGGACCTTTGGTCGTTTGAAGAGGAGGTTCCCTTGCCTCAATTATCTCCGCGTGAAGGTGGACACTACATTTGCAATCATAGTGTCTTGCTCGGTCCTGTGGAATATCTCTCTTGACCGGCGCGAGCCAGATATTCCAGGACCTGAGCCTGAGGAAATGCCTCCACTTGTCCACCTTCCTCCTGGCCTCCACGACGTTGTCGTAGGAAGGCTCAGGAGAGAGCAGATAATTGAGGATCACTTTAATCGTTAA